A stretch of the Archangium violaceum genome encodes the following:
- a CDS encoding FAD-binding oxidoreductase produces MERLREALEAWRRELGEDHVLTDESTLVRARTATFATTQDVGAVLRPGSTEEVRACLRIAQEMRIPVTPVSAGRNQGYGSRVPARSGVLLELGRMNRVLEFDEELGYLTVEPGVTFEQAHAFLEERGSRLQLATIGGPPQSSLIGNALERGDGTGPHGDIFQYVCGLEVVLPTGECLRTGPGRYPHAQAASVLRWGAGPGLDGLFSQSNLGVVTRMTFWLAPRAACLRLVSGVLEDPAQLGPVVERLRLLRMEGTLREAFSLWNDYKVMSVLGQYPWEETRGLTPLPESHRAKLRARLNVSPWHLSFVLEAPSEAQAQAAQERVEHVLGEAMPTLSCMREEEVGPGTLRQVPSARNLRMMYWRKRSPPPEVPEPERDGCGFIWLSCAVPMTGSHVETALALAEPLPLRFGFEPNLCVLGVSARCAYLVVAIIYDREVEGEDARAMACHHALQQALGEAGYYPARLGIQSPVLPIAPEDDSPRVLRTLKAALDPHGILAPGRYLP; encoded by the coding sequence ATGGAGCGGCTGCGGGAGGCGCTCGAGGCGTGGCGACGGGAGCTGGGCGAGGACCACGTGCTCACCGACGAGTCGACGCTCGTCCGGGCGCGCACGGCGACCTTCGCCACCACCCAGGATGTGGGTGCGGTGCTGCGTCCCGGAAGCACCGAGGAGGTGCGCGCCTGCCTGCGCATCGCCCAGGAGATGCGCATCCCCGTCACCCCGGTGAGCGCCGGGCGCAACCAGGGCTATGGCTCGCGGGTGCCGGCGCGCAGCGGCGTGCTGCTGGAACTGGGCCGGATGAATCGCGTGCTCGAGTTCGACGAGGAGCTGGGGTACCTCACCGTGGAGCCGGGCGTCACGTTCGAACAGGCGCATGCCTTCCTGGAGGAGAGGGGCTCGCGGCTGCAGCTGGCCACCATCGGCGGGCCACCCCAGTCGAGCCTCATCGGCAACGCGCTCGAGCGGGGAGACGGGACGGGGCCTCACGGGGACATCTTCCAGTACGTGTGTGGCCTGGAGGTGGTGCTGCCCACGGGCGAGTGCCTTCGCACCGGGCCCGGGCGCTACCCCCATGCCCAGGCGGCGTCCGTGCTGCGCTGGGGCGCGGGCCCCGGCCTGGATGGGCTCTTCAGCCAGTCGAACCTGGGGGTCGTGACGCGGATGACCTTCTGGCTGGCGCCGCGAGCGGCCTGCCTCCGGCTGGTGTCGGGCGTGCTGGAGGACCCCGCCCAGCTGGGCCCGGTGGTGGAGCGGCTGCGGCTGCTTCGGATGGAGGGCACCCTGCGCGAGGCCTTCTCGCTGTGGAACGACTACAAGGTGATGTCCGTGCTCGGCCAGTACCCGTGGGAGGAGACCCGGGGGCTCACGCCGCTGCCGGAGTCGCACCGCGCGAAGCTGCGCGCCAGGTTGAACGTCTCGCCCTGGCACCTGAGCTTCGTGCTCGAGGCCCCGAGCGAGGCCCAGGCCCAGGCGGCGCAGGAGCGGGTGGAGCACGTCCTGGGGGAGGCCATGCCCACCCTCTCTTGTATGCGAGAAGAGGAGGTGGGGCCGGGGACGCTCCGGCAGGTGCCCTCGGCGCGCAACCTTCGGATGATGTACTGGCGCAAGCGCTCGCCCCCACCCGAGGTACCGGAGCCGGAGCGCGACGGATGCGGCTTCATCTGGCTGTCGTGCGCCGTGCCGATGACGGGCTCCCACGTGGAGACGGCGCTGGCGCTCGCCGAGCCCCTGCCGCTCCGGTTCGGCTTCGAGCCCAACCTGTGTGTGCTGGGCGTCTCGGCGCGGTGTGCCTACCTGGTGGTGGCGATCATCTATGACCGGGAGGTGGAGGGAGAGGACGCTCGCGCGATGGCGTGCCACCATGCGCTGCAGCAGGCCCTGGGTGAAGCGGGCTACTACCCGGCGCGGTTGGGCATCCAGTCGCCCGTGCTCCCCATCGCTCCGGAGGATGACTCGCCGAGGGTGCTGAGGACGCTCAAGGCCGCGTTGGATCCCCACGGCATCCTCGCCCCCGGGCGCTACCTGCCGTGA
- a CDS encoding retropepsin-like aspartic protease, translated as MPSSARVLVALMSSACLWGCEQAKTEPSFDYGPKRGLVTQLRNALEKEPCDRTKAVQYTQTVFSAGDWRGSIQFADDFIARCGKFPQLRSITYSAHMQLSEFDLAIRDATELIDSAPGNAGYWVWRAMAHQSREQSEQALGDFQQAFRLQPEQFQVANQLATAYERLDRPCDAQFVMLEHQQSNRESLGRPEVTKRIAQLAAMGCDLGKGKAVVPVSKTGPMWVEPLVNGKRGRFILDTGANTVAVSQAFADQLGLKLEGARTLSFHTANGLIKAPVVRVPSIALQGARAENVEVAVMSTLPPDVDGLLGLGFLARFEMKLEARAGRLELSERKR; from the coding sequence ATGCCATCCTCCGCCCGCGTCCTCGTTGCCTTGATGAGCAGTGCTTGCCTGTGGGGTTGTGAGCAGGCGAAGACGGAGCCCTCGTTCGACTACGGACCCAAGCGCGGGCTCGTCACGCAGCTACGGAATGCGCTCGAGAAGGAGCCCTGCGACCGGACCAAGGCGGTGCAGTACACCCAGACCGTGTTCTCCGCCGGGGACTGGCGGGGGAGCATCCAGTTCGCCGACGACTTCATCGCGCGGTGCGGGAAGTTTCCCCAGCTCCGGTCCATCACCTACTCGGCACACATGCAGCTGAGCGAGTTCGACCTCGCCATCCGGGATGCCACGGAGCTCATCGACAGCGCGCCGGGCAATGCCGGGTATTGGGTCTGGCGCGCCATGGCCCATCAGTCCCGGGAGCAGTCCGAGCAGGCCCTGGGCGATTTCCAGCAGGCCTTCCGCCTCCAGCCGGAGCAGTTCCAGGTGGCCAACCAGCTGGCCACCGCCTACGAGCGGCTGGACCGGCCGTGTGACGCCCAGTTCGTGATGCTGGAGCATCAGCAGTCCAACCGCGAGTCCCTCGGACGGCCCGAGGTGACGAAGCGGATCGCACAGCTGGCGGCCATGGGGTGCGACCTCGGGAAGGGCAAGGCGGTGGTCCCCGTCAGCAAGACGGGCCCCATGTGGGTGGAGCCGCTGGTCAATGGCAAGCGTGGCCGGTTCATCCTGGACACGGGAGCGAACACGGTGGCTGTCTCTCAGGCGTTCGCGGACCAACTCGGGTTGAAGCTCGAGGGCGCCCGGACGCTGTCGTTCCACACGGCCAATGGCCTCATCAAGGCCCCGGTGGTTCGCGTCCCGAGCATCGCGCTCCAGGGGGCCCGGGCCGAGAACGTCGAGGTGGCCGTCATGTCCACCCTGCCTCCAGACGTGGATGGGCTGCTGGGGCTCGGCTTCCTGGCGCGCTTCGAGATGAAGCTCGAGGCCCGGGCAGGGCGGTTGGAGCTCTCGGAGCGCAAGCGCTAG
- a CDS encoding peptidylprolyl isomerase, which translates to MSSIVIPQLAASYEQDDSSVLMSLPQVEAPSLEGLSVTISPPEAFTPEQVQERFLELARPLATERYRYPSEKLAWRDEILFDIVGYSHGKLIPFSLRTDVWMTLAPEPLLPGLYESLVGRSPRENITVELTLPADYPVESLRGAPARFTIQLKGAREVTYPELSSPAFLRAFGYGDTLAEATRAVLRQMEAEAKQLLLCQVQRQVLATVASRTRVKVPAALIDEEIRRRWSASEGRTMSELGFDEALREESLRAWLRDASTRAEVELRLRIALALGAISKRDGLTPSREKVEKIILDEARASGLPVEEVVAALSAEPQNLARIDQVAWHLTAVDHVMSRAKVHMAAA; encoded by the coding sequence ATGAGCTCCATCGTGATTCCGCAGCTGGCCGCGTCGTACGAGCAGGACGATTCGTCGGTGTTGATGTCCCTTCCCCAGGTGGAGGCGCCCTCGCTCGAGGGGCTCTCCGTCACGATCTCCCCCCCGGAGGCGTTCACCCCGGAGCAGGTCCAGGAGCGCTTCCTGGAGCTGGCGCGTCCCCTGGCCACCGAGCGCTACCGCTATCCCAGCGAGAAGCTGGCGTGGAGGGATGAGATCCTGTTCGACATCGTGGGCTACAGCCACGGCAAGCTCATCCCCTTCAGCCTGCGCACCGACGTGTGGATGACCCTGGCGCCCGAGCCCCTGCTGCCCGGGCTCTACGAGTCGCTCGTGGGCCGCTCGCCCCGGGAGAACATCACCGTGGAGCTCACCCTGCCCGCCGACTACCCCGTGGAGTCCCTGCGGGGGGCGCCCGCGCGCTTCACCATCCAGCTCAAGGGGGCGCGTGAGGTGACCTACCCCGAGCTGAGCAGCCCCGCCTTCCTCCGGGCCTTCGGCTACGGCGACACGCTCGCGGAGGCCACGCGTGCCGTCCTCCGTCAGATGGAGGCGGAGGCCAAACAGCTGTTGCTGTGCCAGGTCCAGCGGCAGGTGCTGGCCACGGTGGCCTCGCGCACCCGGGTGAAGGTCCCCGCCGCGCTCATCGATGAGGAGATCCGCCGCCGTTGGAGCGCCAGCGAGGGCCGCACGATGAGCGAGCTGGGCTTCGACGAGGCTCTCCGGGAGGAGTCGCTCCGCGCGTGGCTGCGGGACGCGTCGACGCGGGCCGAGGTGGAGCTGCGGCTGCGCATCGCCCTGGCCCTGGGCGCCATCAGCAAGCGGGATGGGCTGACCCCGAGCCGCGAGAAGGTGGAGAAGATCATCCTGGACGAGGCCAGGGCCTCCGGACTGCCGGTGGAAGAGGTGGTCGCCGCCCTGAGCGCCGAGCCCCAGAACCTGGCTCGCATCGATCAGGTGGCCTGGCACCTCACGGCCGTGGACCACGTCATGAGCCGGGCCAAGGTCCACATGGCGGCGGCCTGA
- a CDS encoding sulfotransferase family protein, which translates to MDGKNTVTAIQLPLFIRLLNQLGSGVGRRVLALNADRFMAEARKQTGLHDFGDESFIEPLRRLTRAYEEEADLSLVGRIAIHRDVMRHLVQRLHIAEDFRRHPEIREVPIQRPLFILGFMRTGTTLLYNLLARMPGAWAPKLWELLWPSPPPDPATEGSDPRIERTRRFTEQAQKAMPALKTIHPLVATAPEECIFALAQSFTDFTAESRAHVPGYMNWLMSADVMVPAYRHYREVLQLLTWKARARHLVLKSPLHLYSLDALLTVFPDARIIQTHRDPRAVVASGCSLYETARVAAARDHEPVELGRQWLDTWGQAMDRAMAVRARASPEQFLDVHYEELMADPAGQVQRIHRWAGLGGEEAASGVVQSWLAENPRNKHGVHQYSLEYYGLDAQRVAERFRAYTERFGVRMA; encoded by the coding sequence ATGGACGGCAAGAACACCGTGACGGCGATACAACTCCCCCTGTTCATCCGGCTGCTCAATCAGCTCGGTAGTGGCGTGGGCCGTAGGGTCCTCGCGCTGAACGCGGACCGGTTCATGGCGGAGGCGCGCAAGCAGACGGGCCTGCACGACTTCGGTGACGAGAGCTTCATCGAGCCCCTGCGCAGGTTGACCCGCGCCTACGAGGAAGAGGCGGACCTGTCACTCGTGGGGCGGATCGCCATCCACCGGGATGTGATGAGGCATCTGGTTCAGCGGCTGCACATCGCCGAGGACTTCAGGCGCCACCCGGAGATCCGCGAGGTGCCCATCCAGCGGCCCCTGTTCATCCTTGGCTTCATGCGGACGGGCACGACGTTGCTCTACAACCTGCTCGCGAGGATGCCCGGAGCCTGGGCGCCGAAGCTGTGGGAGCTCCTGTGGCCCTCGCCGCCGCCGGACCCCGCGACGGAGGGCTCGGACCCGCGCATCGAGAGGACCCGCCGCTTCACCGAACAGGCGCAGAAGGCGATGCCCGCGCTGAAAACCATCCACCCGCTGGTGGCCACCGCGCCCGAGGAGTGCATCTTCGCGCTCGCGCAGAGCTTCACCGACTTCACCGCCGAGAGCCGTGCGCACGTGCCGGGCTACATGAACTGGCTCATGAGCGCGGACGTGATGGTGCCGGCCTACCGCCATTACCGCGAGGTTCTCCAGCTCCTCACCTGGAAGGCGCGCGCACGGCATCTGGTGCTCAAGAGCCCCCTGCACCTCTACAGCCTGGACGCGCTGCTGACCGTCTTTCCGGATGCGCGCATCATCCAGACCCACCGGGATCCGCGCGCGGTGGTGGCCTCTGGATGTAGTTTGTACGAGACCGCACGCGTCGCGGCGGCACGCGACCACGAGCCGGTGGAGCTGGGACGGCAGTGGCTCGACACCTGGGGCCAGGCCATGGATCGGGCGATGGCGGTGCGCGCCAGGGCATCTCCCGAGCAGTTCCTCGACGTGCACTACGAGGAGCTGATGGCGGACCCCGCGGGGCAGGTGCAGCGCATCCACCGCTGGGCCGGACTGGGCGGCGAGGAGGCCGCCTCCGGGGTGGTCCAGTCGTGGCTCGCGGAGAACCCGCGCAACAAGCACGGTGTTCACCAGTACTCGCTGGAATATTACGGGCTCGATGCCCAGCGGGTCGCCGAGCGCTTCCGCGCCTACACCGAGCGCTTCGGTGTCCGCATGGCGTAG
- a CDS encoding ACT domain-containing protein, protein MPGETNLGVLLRSMRPVLREGEFVFLTTRRSLLEVAPLEPLGLFHEEEGLTLILSREKAEAAGLPYTAVFRMVTLSVHSSLEAVGFLAAITNRLAARGISVNPVSAYFHDHLFVPSARAEESLALLLELARGDASPG, encoded by the coding sequence ATGCCCGGCGAGACGAACCTGGGCGTACTGCTGAGGTCGATGAGGCCGGTGCTGAGAGAGGGCGAGTTCGTCTTCCTCACCACCCGGCGCTCCCTGCTCGAGGTCGCCCCCCTCGAGCCCCTCGGGCTCTTCCACGAGGAGGAAGGGCTCACCCTCATCCTCTCCCGTGAGAAGGCCGAGGCCGCCGGACTCCCCTACACCGCCGTCTTCCGGATGGTGACCCTCTCCGTCCACTCCAGCCTCGAGGCCGTGGGATTCCTCGCCGCCATCACGAATCGGCTGGCCGCCCGGGGCATCAGCGTGAACCCCGTCTCGGCGTACTTCCACGATCACCTCTTCGTGCCCTCCGCTCGGGCCGAGGAGTCCCTGGCGCTGCTCCTCGAGCTCGCGCGCGGCGACGCGTCCCCGGGCTGA